Sequence from the Cellulomonas fimi ATCC 484 genome:
GCCGACTTCGGCGGCAACAAGGTGACCGGCATGGGCTTCGACCGGGACACCCTGACGCAGGCCGGCATCGAGGACGCGTTCGGGTTCGCCGCGGTGTCCGACGGCGACAACTCGAACATCCTCGCGGCGCGCGTCGTGCGCGAGACGTTCGGGATCGAGAACGTCGTCGCCCGGATCTACGACCCGCACCGCGCCGAGATCTACCAGCGCCTCGGCATCCCGACCGTCGCCACCGTGCGGTGGACCGCGCACCAGGTGCTGCGCCGCCTGCTGCCCATGGGCGCGACGGACGAGTACCGCGACTCCTCGGGCCAGATCCAGCTCGCGCAGGTCGACGTGCACGCCGGCTGGTTCGGCAAGCCCCTGCGCGCCCTCGAGGAGGCCGCGGGCGTCCGCGTCGCCTTCCTCACCCGCTACGGCGACGGCGTCCTGCCGACGTCCGACACCGTCCTGCAGGAGAACGACATCGTGCACGCGCTGTTCCGGGCCGACGACGCGGCCTTCGTCGAGCGGACCCTCACGCACGCACCGGTGGTGACCGAGTGAGGGTCGTCATCGCCGGCGCCGGCTCGGTCGGCCGCTCGATCGCCCGCGAGCTGCTCGGGCACGACCACGAGGTCACGCTCATCGACCGCCAGCCGTCCGCCATGCGGGTGGCGCAGGTCGCCGACGCGGACTGGCTGCTCGCGGACGCGTGCGAGCTGCCCACGCTGCGCGAGGTGCGCGCCGACGAGTGCGACGTCGTGGTGGCCGCCACGGGCGACGACAAGGCCAACCTCGTGATCTCGCTGCTCGCGAAGACGGAGTTCGGCGTGCCGCGCACCGTCGCACGCGTGAACAACCCGAAGAACGAGTGGATGTTCGACGAGGCGTGGGGCGTGGACGTCGCCGTCTCGACGCCGCGCATCATGACCGCCATGGTCGAGGAGGCCGTCACGGTCGGCGACCTCGTGCGGATCTTCACCTTCCACCAGTCGCGCGCCGACATCCTCGAGATCACGCTGCCCGAGGGCTCCCCGCTCGCGGGCGTGCGCGTCGGTCAGATCGACTGGCCGGCCGACACGGTCCTGGCCTGCATCGTGCGCGACGCGCGCCCGATCGCCCCCAGCCCGGACGACACCCTCGAGGGTCTCGACGAGCTGCTGTTCGTCACGGGTCGTGACGCGGACGAGAAGGCGCTCGAGACGCTGCTGACCCGCGGACGGTCAGCCAGCTGACCCACAGCGCGACCGCGAACAGCGGCACGCCCATCACGAGCTTGGCGGTGCCCAGCCACGCGACCTCCGAGGACAGGTACAGCGGCACCTGCACGGCGAGGCGCAGTGCGAACACGGCGACCCACGGCCACGTGGCGAGCGCGTAGACGCGGCGCAGCGCCGGGTCGGAGCGCCACGCCGTCACGACGCTCCACGACCCTCCGGTGATGGGCCCGTCCTTGTCGAACATCCCGACGAGCAGGCCGACGACCGGCCAGCCGACGACGATCGACGCGAGCGTGCCGACCAGGTACGCGACGTTTGTCCACAGCCCGTAGGCGAAGTAGTCCTCCGCCTGGCCGGTGCGCCACGCCCAGAACACGCCGATCCCGACGCCCAGGACCCCGGACAGCGCCTGCGTGACGGGCGTGCGCTGGACGAGCCGCGCGACGACCGCGACCAGTGCGGCCGCGGACGCGGCGACGAGCGCCGGCACGAGCTGCTGCCCCGCGACCAGGTAGACCACGACGAAGAGCAGGCCGGGCGCGATCGACTCGACGATCCCGCGCACGCCGCCGACCGCGTCGAGCGCCGAGAACTCCTCCGCCGCGATCGCCCGCATGCCGCGCGCGCCGCCCTCCTCGGGCGGGACCAGCTCGTCGATCGCTTCCAGGGGTCGCTCGGGGTGCGGCGCGCGCCGCGGCTCGTCCGTCACGTCACTCCCCCGGACGAGGCCGCAGCTCGTACTTGGGGTTGAACACGGTGCGGCGCCCGTCGACGAGGCACACGAGACCCTCGATGCGCAGACGACGTCCGGGCGCGATCCCGGCGATCTCGCGGCGACCGAGCCAGACGAGGTCCAGCGTCCCGCTGCCGTCGTACAGCTCGGCCTCGAGCGCGGGCACGCCCTCGCGGGGCCGCAGCACGACCGACCGGATGACGCCGGACACGCTCGCACGCGACCGGTTCGCCAGGCTCTCGACGGGCGTGCAGCCGACGGACCGCAGCGCGTCGGCGCGCTCCTCGTCGGCCTCGATCTCCGCCTGGGACGCGACGACCTTGCGCATCCGCTCCTTGATGCTCATCGGATCTCCGTGATCTCCGGTCCGCGGGTCAGCGGGTCGAACGACGGCGTCTCCTGCGCAGGGGCGGCGGCGGGCGCCTGGGCGGGTCCGGGCAGGCGCAGCGCGAGCAGGTCGCGCGGCGGGCGGGCCTCGGTGCCGCGCACGACGACGATGCGCGCGTAGAGCTGCTCGAGCGCCTCGGCCGCGGCCGGCTCGACGGCACCCTTGCCCGTGATGACGCCGCGCAGGAACCAGCGCGGGCCGTCGGTGCCGATGAAGCGCGCGGGCCGGTGGCCGCTGCGCCCCTCGGGCGTGCGGACGGGCAGCCGGGCGAGCAGCTCGCGGCCGAACGGCCCGGGCACCTCGTCGACGGACCCGCCCTGCGCGGTGACCGACTCCGCGATCTCGCCGCGGATCTCGTCCCAGATGCCCTCCGTGCGGGGCGCCGCGAACGCCTGCACCTGCAGCGACGACCCGTCGAGCAGGACGGACGCCGCCGACACGACGTTGGTCGACTTGTCGATCTCCATCCGCAGCTCCATGCCGGGCAGGCCGGGCAGGCGGATCGCGCCGAGGTCCACGCGCGGGATGTCGTCGGTGACCTCCTCGGCGTCCCACGGCCCGGTGCTGCGCGAGGAGCCCGCGGACGGGGAGGCCGCGGCGGCCTCCTGCGGTGCGACCTCGACGTCGACGACGTCGTCGGCGGCGCTGTCCTTGCCGCCGCGTCGGAACAGAGCCACGACACACTCCCTCTCGACGCGCCCGTGCGCGCCGTACCTGTCGACAGTAGTCCTGCGTCGGATCGGCGACCTAGTCGCCGGCGTCGCCGGGCGTCAGCCCTCGCGCGCCGCCTTCCAGCCGCCGCTGGAGCCGAACCCGCCGTCGCCCCGGTGCGAGCCGGGCAGCGTCGCGACCTCGACGAACCGCGCGCGCTCGACGCGCTGGACCACGAGCTGCGCGACCCGGTCCCCCCGGTGCAGCTCGACGGGGTGCTCGACGTCGGTGTTGAGCAGCGTCACCGCGATCTCGCCCCGGTACCCGGCGTCGACCGTGCCGGGCGCGTTGACGATCGTCAGCCCGTGCCGCGCGGCGAGCCCGGAGCGCGGGTGCACGAACGCGGCGTAGCCGTCCGGGAGCGCGATCGCGACGCCCGTCGGGACGGTGACGCGGCCCTGGGGCGGGACGACGACGTCGACGCGCGTGACGAGGTCGGCGCCGGCGTCCCCCGGGTGGGCGTACGCCGGGGCAGGCAGGTCGGGGTCGAGCCGGAGCAGGAGCACCTCGACGGGTTCGGCGGTCACGGGGCCCGACCCTACCCCGGGCGGGTGGGATGCTGGAGGCATGCCCGACTCCGCCGTCCCGCCGGCCGTCCTGCCCGCGTCGAGCTGGTCCGAGCGCCTGTGGCCCGGCCCGTGGGGGTGGGTCCTGCTCGTCGTGTTCACCCTGATGCTGGGCGTCGTGCTGCTGCCGGTCGACGCGACGCTGGCGGCGGTCGTGGGACTCGTGGCGCTCGGGGCGGGCCTGGCGGTGACGGTCGCGCTCACGCCGACGGTCCGCGTCGCGGACGGGTCGCTGCGGGCCGGGTCCGCCCGGATCCCCCTGTCCCTGCTGGGCACGGTGACCGAGCTCGACGCCGACGCGCTGCGCCGCGAGCTCGGACCGGACCTCGACGCCCGGGCGCACGTGTGCCTGCGCGGGTGGATCCGCTCGGCGGTCCGCGTCGAGCTGCTCGACCCGCAGGACCCGACGCCCTACTGGTTGGTGTCGACCCGCCGGCCGCACGAGCTCGCGCAGGCGATCCGGGCCGGCGCGACCGTCCGCTGACGCACGTCGGCCGGCCTCCCGCCCGCGGGCAGGGGGCCGGCCGTCGTCTCGTCAGACCAGGCTCAGGCGGCGCACTCGGAGCACACCGGTGCCCCGTCGCGCTCGTAGGCGAGCTGGCTGCGGTGGTGCACCAGGAAGCAGCGGGAGCACGTGAACTCGTCCGCCTGCCGGGGAAGCACCCGGACGGAGAGCTCTTCGCCGGACAGGTCCGCTCCCGGGAGCTCGAAGCCTTCCGCGGCCTCGGTCTCGTCCTCGTCCACCACGCCCGAGTTCTTGTCGGAGCGCCGGGCCTGGAGCTCCTGGAGCGAGTCCTCGCTCAGGTCCTCCTCGGTCTTGCGCGGGGCGTCGTAGTCGGTAGCCATGAGTGGCGTCACACTCCGTCGTCAGTGGGATTCGCGTACGCGGGATCAATGCACCGGTGCGGTTTTTTGTTCCCACGCGCGGAGGATTGTGCACCACATCCGACCCGAGTGCGAACACGGACACGTGCCCACATTCGAGGAGGCCATTTGCGGGAGCGTTTTCACCCGTCCTGGTCGGCGTCGAGGTCCTCGAGGAGGCGCACCAGCTCCGCCGCGCGGGCGGGCCACCCGGCCACCGTCATGGCCGTCCCGGGTGCCGCGCCCCGCAGGCCGGTGACCAGCGCGCCCGCCTCCTGCGCGACGAGCAGGCCCGCCGCGAGGTCCCACGCCCCCAGCCCTCGCTCGTAGTAGAGGTCGAGCTGCCCGGCCGCCAGATTGCACAGGTCGAGGGCCGCCGAACCGGTGCGACGGATATCACGTACTCGGGGCAACAGGTCGGCGAGCACACGTGCCTGCGCGCGGCGTCGCTCGGCCCGGTATCCGAAGCCGGTACCGACCAGACAACCGGGAAGCGGACGCGGTTCCTCCATCTGCAGCGCGCGGCCGTCCAGCGTCGCGCCAAGCCCCCGCCCGGCGCGGAACGTCCGACCGTCGGCGGGCGCGTGCACGCACCCCGCCACGACGGTCCACGTCGCCGGGTCCGGCGCGCCCGCGGGGCCGACGACCGCGGCGACCGAGACCGCGTACGCGGGCCTGCCGTACAGGTAGTTGACCGTGCCGTCGATGGGATCCACGACCCACGTGACGCCCGACGTCCCCGGGACGTACCCCTCCTCCTCGCCGAGCACCCCGTCGTGCGGCCGCAGCTCGGCGAGGCGCCGGCGCAGCAGCTCCTCCGACGCGAGGTCCATCGCGGTGACGACGTCCTCGGGGCTGGTCTTCGTGGCCGCCACGGCGACCCGCTCGGGGCGGCCCTCGTGCACGAGCCGGCCGGCCTCGCGGGCGGCCCGCTCGGCGACCTCCACGAGCGTCTCGACGTCGGCGGTGGTCAGCGGCGTGCCCGGTGCGTTCTCCACGGAGGACATCCTCCCCCGCCGCGCCGCGCGACGCGCCCGCCGCCCACGACGTGCCGCGGCTCACCGACCGGGATGCGCCCGTCCGGCGCCCGGAGGTGGCAGGCTCTCTTCCCGAGGTACCGGGAGGTCGAATGGGTGAGCTCGAGCTGGAGGGTCTGCACGACGACGGCGAGCACCTCGTCCTCGTCGGACCCGGGGGCGAACGGTTCCGTCTGCGCATCGACGAGCCGCTGCGCGCGGCCGTGCGCAGGGACCGGCCGCAGCTCGAGCAGCTGCGCGCCGAGAGCGCGGGGACGCTGAGCCCGCGCGAGATCCAGGCACGGATCCGTGCGGGTGCGACGACGCAGGAGGTCGCGGAGTCGTCCGGGCTGCCCGTGGAGCACGTGCGCCGCTACGAGGGACCCGTGCTCGCCGAGCGCGAGTACGTCGCCGAGCAGGCGCGCGCGACGCGCGTCGGCCGGGACGCGGGTGCGCCGACGCTCGGCGACCTCGTGACCGACCGCCTGGCCGCGCGCGGCGTGGACCTGGCCTCGCTCGCGTGGGACTCCGCACGGGAGGCGTCCGGACCGTGGGTCGTGCTGGCCCGCTTCACGGTCGGCGACCAGCCGCAGGAGGCGCGCTGGACGTTCGACGCGTCGCGGCGCACGGTCGTCGCCGACGACGACGAGGCCCGCTGGCTGTCCGAGACGGAGCTCCCCGACGAGCCGGTCGCGCGACGCCACCTCGCCGCCGTGCGGGACGTGGTCTTCGACTTCCGCGACGGCGACCTGACCGCGAGCGCGGAGCCCGCCGAGCCCGAGCCCGACCCGCAGCAGCAGACGCACGACCTCCTCGACGAGCTGCGCACGCGCCGCGGGGTCCGGCAGAGCCTCGACCTCGAGGGCGACGACGAGGAGTTCGAGGGCTTCGGGCCGCCGCACGCCTTCGACTTCGGCCGCGCGGACGACGACGTGCCGGGTGCGCACCCGCTCGACGCCGACCCCGCGGCGGAGGCGGTCGTGCTCCGGCCGCAGCACGTTCCGGCGCGCGCGTCCGTGGACGTCGTGCCCGAGCCGGCCCTGGAACCCGTGGTCGAGCAGGCGGACCCCGCCGAGCCCGTGCACGAGCCCGCGGCCGAGCGGCCACGGTCGCGCAAGGGCCGCGCGAAGGTGCCGAGCTGGGACGAGATCGTCTTCGGCGCGAAGCCCGAGTAGTCAGGCGCGCACGCCGAGCGTGCCCTGCACGGCCGTCGTCAGGGTCGCGGCCGTCGGGGACGCCGCGCGCGCCGTGGCGGCGGTCATGCGGCGCATGTGGTGCCGGCGGCACAGCACCTCGTAGCCGACCTCGTCGGCACCGGCCTCGACGTCGCCCACGACCACCTGCGCACCCTCGACGACCATGACGCCGCCGACCGTGCGCGCGTTGTGCGTGGCGCGGGCACCGCACCAGCACAGCGCCTTGACCTGCAGGATCTCGACCCGGTCGGCGAGCTCGACCAGCCGCGCCGAGCCCGGGAACAGGCGGGCGCGGAAGTCGGTCGAGATGCCGAACGCGTACACGTCGACCTCGAGCTCGTCGACGACGCGCGCGAGCTGCTCGACCTGCGCGGCGGTGTAGAACTGCGCCTCGTCACCGATGAGGTAGTCGACCGGGCGCCCGTGCGTGCGGCGCTCGATGACCTCGGACCAGAAGTCCGTCCGGTCGCCGACCTCGGCCGCCTGCTGCACGAGGCCGAGCCGTGAGGAGATCGTCGCCGCCCCGGCCCGGTCGTTGCGCGTGAACAGCACGCCGTCGCGGCCGCGCGCGGCGTGGTTGTGGTGCATCTGCAGCGCGAGCGTGGACTTGCCGCAGTCCATCGTGCCCGAGAAGAAGACGAGCTCCGCCACGGTCAGTCGCCTCCCAGCACGACGAGGAAGGGCACGAGCATCTCGTGCCGCGTGAGCGAGCCGTGCACGCCCACGAGGTCCATCGAGGCGGGCGTCTGGGTCGCCGAGTCCACGACCGTCGCCCGGCCCGTCATGGCGACGACCACGTCGCCGATCACGCGCGCCGCGTGGTCGCCGACGTCGCCGAACCACCCGCGGGCGACCGCGTCGTCACGCGTGGCGACGACCGCCGCGTCGCCGAGCACGGCCCGCCACCGGTCGGCCACCGCGGCCGCGTCGGCGCCGTCGTCCAGGTGCAGGTGCGACGCGCGCGGCTCCCCCGCGACGAGCGCCACGTCACGCCGGAGCTCCGGGTGGGTCGCGACGTCCCAGCGCGCGGCCCGGTCGACGTCGACCATGCCGTGGTCCGCGGTCACGACGAGCAGGGTGCCGCGCGGCAGCCGCCGGGCCAGCCGGGACAGCTCCGCGTCGAGCGCCTCGAGCGCGTCGCCCCACTGCCGCGACCCCCAGCCGTGGTGGTGGCCCGCCTTGTCCACGTCGCCCCAGTACAGGTAGGTCAGGCCGGGCCGGCGCAGGGAGTCGAGGGTCGCGTCGACCCGGTCGCCGAGCGACTCCGCCACGCGGTAGGAGGCACCGCGCAGCGCGGCCTCCGTCAGTCCCGAGCCGGCGAACCGCGCCGGGCCGACGCTCGTCACGCGCACGCCCTCGCCGACGAGGGACTCGAAGACCGTCGGGCCGGGCTGCCACGCGCGCGCGGACGGCAGGTCCGTCCAGGACACGAGGTTGCCGAGCCGACCGCTCGCGGGGTCGCGCACCGTGTAGCCGAGCATCGCCGTCGCACCGGGCGGGCGGCCCGTGCCGAAGCTGCCGAGCGCGGTCGCGGTCGTCGACGGGAACGTCGTCGTGAGCGGGGCGGACTCGCGCACGAGCCCCCGCAGGAACGGCGCGTGCCCGGCCCGCTCCGACAGGTTGAGGTGACCGAGACCGTCGACGAGGACGACGCACGCGCGCTCGACCCGCGGCAGGCCCAGCAGCGCACGGGCCGCCTCGCCGTGCTCGCGGGCGCCGAGCGCACCGGCCACCCCCGGCAGCAGCGACGTCAGCGACGGCTGCCCGCCGCACGGCAGGACGAGGCCGTCGGCGGGCGCCTCGACCTGCGCGACGCCCGCGCCCGTCGCGTCGTCCGTCATCGTCCGCGCACGCTCGCCGCGGACAGGCGCCGCGCGAACGCGGCCGCGGCCCGGACCGAGTCTTCGCCCTCGGCAGCGGCGCTCACGCGCACGACCACGTCGTCCGGCGTGAGGGTGCCGGTGAGCCCGTGGTCGGCGTCGCACTGCGGGTCGCCGCACGTCGCGGGCTCGAGGTCGACGCGCGAGACGGCACCCCAGCCGATCGCGAGCGTGAGCTCGACCGGGGGCCGGCCGGGCCGGTGCTCCTGCGGGCGTGGCACCACGTGCGTGAGGGCGACCGAGCGGAGCTCGCCGAGCGGGACGGCCTCGGTGGTCGCCTGCGCGCTGGGCGACGGGTTCTCGGAGTCGGCGGCCTGGTCGTCGACGTGCGCGACCACGAGGCGCGTCGGCGTCAGCGCGAGGACCGTGACGTGACGGCGCACCTCGGAGGCGTCGAACGTCGTCTCGGGGTGCACGAGGTGGGCGAGGACGGGCTCGTCGGCGAGCGCGACGTCGAGGACGTCAGCGACGAGGTCCGGGTAGTAGCCGGCGCGGTGCAGGTCGTCGCGCAGGTCGTCAGAGACTGCAGGCACGGCCCCCATCTTCCCACCGACGCGCACGTGCGTGCGGCCGTCCTCCCCCGACCGGCGGGGACTGCGCCGCCCGAGGCTCACGTGCGCTGCAGGCGACGGGTCGCGTCGGCGCGGTTCGCGGTCGCCAGCGTCGCCCGAGCACCGAGGACCACCGCGCCGCGCTCGGACACCACGACCGGGTTGAGCTCGAGCGCCCGCAGCTCCGGCAGGTCGTCGGCGAGCACCGCGAGGCGCGCGATGACGTCCTCGAGCGCCGCGACGTCGAGCGCCGGCAGGCCCCGGTAGCCGAACAGGCGCGGCGCGGCCCGCGCGGAGCGGACGAGGTCCGCGACGTCGACGTCCGTCAGCGGCGGCACGCCGTAGGACACGTCGCCGAGCAGGTCCGACGCGTCGCCCGCGAGGCCGAAGCTGATGATCGGGCCGAACAGCGGGTCCTCGCTCGACCGGATCACGCAGGCCGACCCGTGCGGCGCCATCGCCTGGACCTCCAGCGGCTCGCCGTCGCCGCCGTGGTGCGCCGCCGCGAGCTCGAGGACCTGCGCGACGTCGGCCCGCAGCTCCGTCTCGTCGGCGACGTCCAGCCGCACGCCGCCCAGGTCGGCGCGGTGCCGCAGCGCGGGCACCGTCGTCTTGAGCGCGACGGGCCACCCGATCCGGTCCGCCACGGCGACCGCCTCGTCGGCGTCGTGCACGCGGTACGACGGGAGCACGTCGACCCCCACCGCCGCGAGCAGGGCGGCGGTGCGGCCCGGGTCCAGCTCGACGCCCGCGGCCCGGCCCTCCCCGTCGGCCTCCGCGAGCCACGCCGTCACCAGGCGGCGCGCCGCGCGCGTGTCGGCGCCCGACGGGTGCAGCGGCGTGCCCCGGTCCGCGGCGCGCCAGCGGGCGTAGCGGGCCGCGTGCCCGAGCGCGAGCGCGGCGTCCTCGGGCGTGCTGTACGCCGGCACGGTCCACGCGCGCCCCGCGTCGTCGTGCGCGGTGAGCTCCGGGGTGACGCCGTGCAGCCCCAGCACCGAGGCGACCGTCGTGCGGCCCGTGCGGGCCGCGGCGAGCGCGACCTCCCGCGGCAGCGTCTCCCCCACCGCGCCGAGCGTCGGGATGCGCACCACGACGACGACGTCCGTCTCCGGGTCGCCGTAGACCGCGTCCACGACCGCGCGGATCTCGTCGTCGGGCGCGTCCTCCGCCAGCAGCGCGACGTGACCGGACAGCACCAGGCCGCTCGCGGACGCCGCCTCCGCGACGAGCGCCGCGACGGACGCCGACGACGCGAGGATCGCCACGCGCCGGCCGGACGGCAGCGGCTGGTGCGCGAGCAGCTGCACGACGTCGAGCATCTGGTGGGTGTTGTCGACGCGGATCACGCCGGCCTGCCGCATGACCTCCGCGAGCGTGCGGGGCGGCGCGAGGGTCGGCCGGACCGCGTGGCCGGGCGGCACGACCTGACCGGAGCGCCCGGCGGTCACGACGACCACGGGCTTGACCGCCGCCAGGCGCCGCGCGACGCGGGAGAACTTGCGCGGGTTGCCGATCGACTCCAGGTACAGCCCGACGACGTCGGTGCCGTCGTCCTCGCCCCAGAACTGCATGAGGTCGTTGCCCGACACGTCGGCGCGGTGCCCTGCGGACACGAACTCCGCGAGCCCCAGCCCGCGGCGCTGCACGGCCCGCAGCAGCGCGACCGCGAGCGGCGCGGACTGGCAGAACAGGCCGACGCGACCGGGCGGCGGCGGGTCGGCGTCGAGCGTCGCGTTGAGCATCCCGTCGTCGAGGGACGCGAGCACGCCGAACGACGCCGGGCCGACGACCCGGATGCCTGCCGCGTGCGCGGTGCGCAGCAGGGCGCGCTGCCGCGCCAGCCCGTCCTCGCCGGTCTCCGCGAACCCGGTCGAGAGCAGCACCACGCCGCGCACACCGAGCGGGGCGAGCGCACGCACGACGTCCACGGCGCGCGCCGCGGGCACCGCGACGACCGCGAGCGGCACGGGCCCGGGCACCTGCGCGAGGCGCTCGTGCACGTCGACGCCCAGCGCGCGGTCGACGTCGACGTCGACCGCGTGCACCCGCACGCCGCCGCCCGCGACGAGGTTGGCCGTCACGCGTGCCGCCAGGCGCCCGTCGAGCGTGCCCGCCGCCTGCGGGCCCGGCCCGACGACCAGGACGTCGCGCGCCGCGAGCAGGTCCTGCACGGACCGCGCCTCCGCGCGGTGCTCGCGGTCCGCCATGACGGCCAGGGACCGGTCGGTCGGGTCGATGTCGAAGCCGACGCTGACGACGCCGTCCTCGGTCTGCTGCGTCACGGCGTACCCCGCCTCGCGGAACACCGCGATCATCCGGCCGTTCTGCGGCAGGACGTCCGCGACGAAGCGGCGGACGCCCCGCTCGCGCGCAGCCGCGGCGAGGTGCTCGAGCAGCACCGACCCGATGCCGCGGCCCTGGTGCGCGTCG
This genomic interval carries:
- the dut gene encoding dUTP diphosphatase, whose translation is MPPASHPPGVGSGPVTAEPVEVLLLRLDPDLPAPAYAHPGDAGADLVTRVDVVVPPQGRVTVPTGVAIALPDGYAAFVHPRSGLAARHGLTIVNAPGTVDAGYRGEIAVTLLNTDVEHPVELHRGDRVAQLVVQRVERARFVEVATLPGSHRGDGGFGSSGGWKAAREG
- a CDS encoding inositol monophosphatase family protein codes for the protein MSSVENAPGTPLTTADVETLVEVAERAAREAGRLVHEGRPERVAVAATKTSPEDVVTAMDLASEELLRRRLAELRPHDGVLGEEEGYVPGTSGVTWVVDPIDGTVNYLYGRPAYAVSVAAVVGPAGAPDPATWTVVAGCVHAPADGRTFRAGRGLGATLDGRALQMEEPRPLPGCLVGTGFGYRAERRRAQARVLADLLPRVRDIRRTGSAALDLCNLAAGQLDLYYERGLGAWDLAAGLLVAQEAGALVTGLRGAAPGTAMTVAGWPARAAELVRLLEDLDADQDG
- the sepH gene encoding septation protein SepH, with the translated sequence MGELELEGLHDDGEHLVLVGPGGERFRLRIDEPLRAAVRRDRPQLEQLRAESAGTLSPREIQARIRAGATTQEVAESSGLPVEHVRRYEGPVLAEREYVAEQARATRVGRDAGAPTLGDLVTDRLAARGVDLASLAWDSAREASGPWVVLARFTVGDQPQEARWTFDASRRTVVADDDEARWLSETELPDEPVARRHLAAVRDVVFDFRDGDLTASAEPAEPEPDPQQQTHDLLDELRTRRGVRQSLDLEGDDEEFEGFGPPHAFDFGRADDDVPGAHPLDADPAAEAVVLRPQHVPARASVDVVPEPALEPVVEQADPAEPVHEPAAERPRSRKGRAKVPSWDEIVFGAKPE
- a CDS encoding potassium channel family protein, with the protein product MRVVIAGAGSVGRSIARELLGHDHEVTLIDRQPSAMRVAQVADADWLLADACELPTLREVRADECDVVVAATGDDKANLVISLLAKTEFGVPRTVARVNNPKNEWMFDEAWGVDVAVSTPRIMTAMVEEAVTVGDLVRIFTFHQSRADILEITLPEGSPLAGVRVGQIDWPADTVLACIVRDARPIAPSPDDTLEGLDELLFVTGRDADEKALETLLTRGRSAS
- a CDS encoding potassium channel family protein, with the protein product MGCGRVGASLAQSLESHGHSVAVIDQNADAFRRLDADFGGNKVTGMGFDRDTLTQAGIEDAFGFAAVSDGDNSNILAARVVRETFGIENVVARIYDPHRAEIYQRLGIPTVATVRWTAHQVLRRLLPMGATDEYRDSSGQIQLAQVDVHAGWFGKPLRALEEAAGVRVAFLTRYGDGVLPTSDTVLQENDIVHALFRADDAAFVERTLTHAPVVTE
- a CDS encoding OB-fold nucleic acid binding domain-containing protein is translated as MSIKERMRKVVASQAEIEADEERADALRSVGCTPVESLANRSRASVSGVIRSVVLRPREGVPALEAELYDGSGTLDLVWLGRREIAGIAPGRRLRIEGLVCLVDGRRTVFNPKYELRPRPGE
- a CDS encoding DUF3159 domain-containing protein, with translation MTDEPRRAPHPERPLEAIDELVPPEEGGARGMRAIAAEEFSALDAVGGVRGIVESIAPGLLFVVVYLVAGQQLVPALVAASAAALVAVVARLVQRTPVTQALSGVLGVGIGVFWAWRTGQAEDYFAYGLWTNVAYLVGTLASIVVGWPVVGLLVGMFDKDGPITGGSWSVVTAWRSDPALRRVYALATWPWVAVFALRLAVQVPLYLSSEVAWLGTAKLVMGVPLFAVALWVSWLTVRGSAASRAPSRPRHDP
- a CDS encoding DUF4193 domain-containing protein, with protein sequence MATDYDAPRKTEEDLSEDSLQELQARRSDKNSGVVDEDETEAAEGFELPGADLSGEELSVRVLPRQADEFTCSRCFLVHHRSQLAYERDGAPVCSECAA
- a CDS encoding thymidine kinase, which translates into the protein MAELVFFSGTMDCGKSTLALQMHHNHAARGRDGVLFTRNDRAGAATISSRLGLVQQAAEVGDRTDFWSEVIERRTHGRPVDYLIGDEAQFYTAAQVEQLARVVDELEVDVYAFGISTDFRARLFPGSARLVELADRVEILQVKALCWCGARATHNARTVGGVMVVEGAQVVVGDVEAGADEVGYEVLCRRHHMRRMTAATARAASPTAATLTTAVQGTLGVRA
- a CDS encoding DUF3093 domain-containing protein, whose amino-acid sequence is MPDSAVPPAVLPASSWSERLWPGPWGWVLLVVFTLMLGVVLLPVDATLAAVVGLVALGAGLAVTVALTPTVRVADGSLRAGSARIPLSLLGTVTELDADALRRELGPDLDARAHVCLRGWIRSAVRVELLDPQDPTPYWLVSTRRPHELAQAIRAGATVR
- a CDS encoding alkaline phosphatase family protein; this encodes MTDDATGAGVAQVEAPADGLVLPCGGQPSLTSLLPGVAGALGAREHGEAARALLGLPRVERACVVLVDGLGHLNLSERAGHAPFLRGLVRESAPLTTTFPSTTATALGSFGTGRPPGATAMLGYTVRDPASGRLGNLVSWTDLPSARAWQPGPTVFESLVGEGVRVTSVGPARFAGSGLTEAALRGASYRVAESLGDRVDATLDSLRRPGLTYLYWGDVDKAGHHHGWGSRQWGDALEALDAELSRLARRLPRGTLLVVTADHGMVDVDRAARWDVATHPELRRDVALVAGEPRASHLHLDDGADAAAVADRWRAVLGDAAVVATRDDAVARGWFGDVGDHAARVIGDVVVAMTGRATVVDSATQTPASMDLVGVHGSLTRHEMLVPFLVVLGGD
- a CDS encoding DUF5998 family protein produces the protein MGAVPAVSDDLRDDLHRAGYYPDLVADVLDVALADEPVLAHLVHPETTFDASEVRRHVTVLALTPTRLVVAHVDDQAADSENPSPSAQATTEAVPLGELRSVALTHVVPRPQEHRPGRPPVELTLAIGWGAVSRVDLEPATCGDPQCDADHGLTGTLTPDDVVVRVSAAAEGEDSVRAAAAFARRLSAASVRGR
- a CDS encoding DUF3710 domain-containing protein → MALFRRGGKDSAADDVVDVEVAPQEAAAASPSAGSSRSTGPWDAEEVTDDIPRVDLGAIRLPGLPGMELRMEIDKSTNVVSAASVLLDGSSLQVQAFAAPRTEGIWDEIRGEIAESVTAQGGSVDEVPGPFGRELLARLPVRTPEGRSGHRPARFIGTDGPRWFLRGVITGKGAVEPAAAEALEQLYARIVVVRGTEARPPRDLLALRLPGPAQAPAAAPAQETPSFDPLTRGPEITEIR